The Acidobacteriota bacterium genomic sequence CTATCCGAACACCCCATTCGGTCAAAGCCTGCTGCAAATCGCGCAGTTGATCAAATCGAACATCGGATTGGAAGTCGCATTTGCCGACATCGGCGGCTGGGATACGCACGCCAATCAAGGCAATGCGCGCGGGCAACTGGCGAATAATCTGCGACAGTTTTCGCAAGCCATTGCTGCATTGTACAAAGACCTCGGCGACCGCATGACCAACGTCGTCATTTTAACCATGACCGAATTCGGACGAACGATTCGGCAAAACGGTTCGGGCGGCACCGACCACGGACACGCCAGTTGTCTATTTGCGCTTGGCGGCAAAGTGAAAGGCGGCAAAGTCTACGGCAAGTTCCCGGGGCTTGCGCAAGAGCAATTGTACGAAGGGCGCGACCTGGCATTGACGACAGATTTTCGCGATGTATTTGGTGAAATTGCGGCGCGTCACCTGAACGCGAGCAACGTGAATTCAATCTTTCCGGGTTATGCGGTGAACCCTGCGAATTTCAAAGGGTTCATTAAAGGTTAATCGCGAACCGAAACATCAATTGAAGTGCGAATATTGAGTTCGCATCTCTTGTCCAACGTCAATTCTCAGAGGGACTCGCGCGAGTCCCTCTCACACTTTTTCAAATCAAAATTTATTCGACCTGCAAAATTTCGTTGAAGGATGGAAGTGATGACCTTCGCTAAAAGAATTCTATTTGCCCTTAATTTATTACTGTTTTTCCCGGTTTTTATTTTCAGCGCACAGGCTCAAAGCCAGAGCGAACCTGACGCGCCGATTAAACTCGGTTCAACCCTGGTCAGTGTGCCGGTGATTGTCAGCGACCGCAACGGGCGATACATCGGCGGACTCAAGGTGGAAGATTTTACGCTTTATAAAGATGGTGCCAGACAATCCATCGCGTTTTTTGCGACGGAAGAAGAACCTTTGAATATCGCCTTGCTACTCGATACCAGTCGCAGCACCACGGATGTGCTTGATGAAATCAAAGACCGCGCCAAAGATTTTCTCAAACAACTCAAACCGCAAGACCGCGCCCTGATTGTGACTTTCGATTACGATGTTCATGTATTGACCGCGCTGACCTCGAATCGCAAAGAGTTGGAGCAGGGAATTAAACGAGCCGGGATAGGCGAATATGTCGGCACCACGTTGCGCGATGCAGTGTTTGAGGTCTTCGACAAACACTTTAAAAATGTCAGCGGACGCAAAGCGATTATCTTGCTCACCGATGGCAAAGACCACGGCAGCAATGTGACAACCGATGAGTTGATGGACGCGGCAGCCGAATCCGACGCTATGGTTTATTCGATTTTTTATGCGACCAATCAACCGAATTTTCGTATGCGTGACCGGCGACCTTTTCCGCCGATTACCCGTCGCGGCGGCGGCAATCGCAGATTTCCGTTAATGAATCAGCAATTTTTATCGCCGCAATTTCCCGATAGAAATCAACGCCCCCAACGTCGCCAGCAACAGAATCAAAACGCGCAGGAATTTCTGCAAGAATTATCGAACGTTTCGGCAGGGCGTTTTTATGAAGGCGAAGTCAGCGATTTAAAAATGAATTTTGCGTTGATTGCCGATGAACTGCGGCATCAATATCGGCTGGGCTTTTATCCCGATGGCGAAAGACAAGAAGGCTCGACGCATAAAATAAAAGTTGAAGTTGCCAAACCGCAAGTGGTGGTCAGAGCGCGTCGCAGTTATACAGATTGAGAACAAAAGTTTATGCGCCGTTTTTGAGACCAGTGATTATCATTAAATTTATTTTGGCTGTAGGGATATGGAATAAACCTGGCTATTGTTTTTGTGCTGCACATAAACTAAGCGTTCGCCAACCAGATCGAAACTGAGTCCCCAGTGTTGCCAACTACAAAGCGACTGTTCGCTTTGATCTTGCCGATGATATTTCCACAAGCCCGAATGCCCCTGTTTGCCGGAAAAATAAAGCGTATTTCCATCTCCACTCCAAACCGGACAAAAGCCATCTTTGACGATAAGCTGGGGCGCAGATGCGCCGATTTCGATTATCCAGATGCCGCCGCTGATGTTCGGCGAATCTCTTGAGACGCCCGGTTGAGACCACGACAATCTTTGTCCATCGGGCAGCCAGCGCAGAAATTCGTACTCGGCTCCTGCATGAATGGTGGTATCAACCTGAGTGCTCAAATCGCGCATCAGAATTTTTTCCTTGCCATCGGAAGCTTTGACGATGACCGCTAATTTTTTTCCGTCGGGATGAACCGCTAACCAGGAGGCTTTGTTGGTAAAACTCGTCAGTAAAGTTTCTTCGCGGGTGAGGAGATTGACTTTTAATACTTCGGTGATTTGTGAGGTTTCATTGATTGATAGGAATGCCAGGTTCGTTTCATCAATCCAGCAAGGGTAATGCGCCTCGCGGGAGCTAAGTTCGGAACTCGCTTTGGTTTTCAGGTCTGTGAGATAGAGTCGTTTGCTTTCATCCAATTGTTCAACGATGCTGGCTAATTTTTCTCCCGATGGCGACAATCTGGGCGACAGATGAAATTGCTCGAAGGTGATATTTTTTGCTTCACAATTGTTTCCCAGGGTTGTGGTCATCAGGTTATTGACTAAACGAAAATGCTGGAAAATCAAGGCGCGTCCATCGGGGGATGCCGAAGGCGCTGCATAATCGCCTACGCCCGGCGTTAAAGCGGCAGTTGAACCATCAGCGAGCGCGACGCTGTAGAGTTGTGAAGAGCCATTGCGTTTTGAGGCAAAAAAAATGAACCGGCTGTCGGCAGACCAGCTCAACCCATATAGCTGTTCTTTATCCGGTGTGAGTTGTCGTTGATTGGTGATTATCGCTTTGCCATCGGTTGATGGGGTGACTTTGTTAATCCACAAATTGCCGGTGCCTTCATTGGGATTGCTGGTCGTGAAGGCGAGCCACGCGCCGTCGGGCGACCATCGTGGAGTATAAGCGTCGCGCATCACTTCGCTGGCTTCTTCCAACTTATCGGTCGGGCTGATCCATAGACCATCTCCTGAGGGTGAATGTTTGGTATAGGCAATCCATTTGCCATCGGGTGAAAAACCTGCGCCGCTGGCGTCTTCGAGGTAGCGTTTGGGCGGGCCGCCAAACGCGGGCACAATCCATAAATCATGATGGCGAACATCTGCTGCGTCTTTGCGTGGAATCGAAAAAACGATGTGGCTGCCATCGCCAGTAAAGACCGCCATATCGCCGCTCGGATTAATTTTGTTAGTGATACGCAGGGCATTGCCTTCGGGAAATTGCCTGATGAACAGGTCGCCAAACCCGCGGGTCTCTTCCGAAGATGAAACGTAGAGAATGAATTTTCCATCGGGTGAAAACATGGGTTTGCCACTGGAAAATTCTCCCGAAGTGAGTTGTTTGATAGCGGGAGTTGGCGCTTGACGAGGCGACAGGTTTTTGTGCGTGAATACATCTATCGTCGAGATAAACAGCGAAACACTCAGCAAGCCGATTAAACCGAGCCAAACCCACCGCGTCAACATCCGGCGTCGAACAGGGGTTGGCAAACGAGGCGCGCTCGAAGCGAGTGAATTCGTTTTTGCCATCAGGTCAGTTGATTGGGCATCGGCTATCGCTTCAGCCGCAGTGACCGCACAGACAAATCTGTAGCCTTGACGCGGAACGGTTTGAATGAAAACGGGATTGTCTTTGTCATCGCCGAGGGCGCGCCGAATATCGCGGATGGCATGGGTGAGCACGTCTTCGGTGACGAAGGTATCTTTCCAAACCGCATCAAGCAATTCCTGTTTGCTGATGATGCGGCTGTGATTTTCAACCAGAAAAATTAGCGCCTCTAAGGGTTTTGCGGTCAGACGAATGCGTTCCTGATGGCGATACAAACCGCGCCGTTGGGTATCCAATAAGAATTCGCCAAAACGCCATTGATGCGGTTGAGGTTGCGTCGTTTCCATAGCGGTTCCAGCCTCTTTCGCAAACTTCGGAATTTTTCACCGACTTTTTCAGGACATTTCACCAGATAAAACCTTATGGTGAAGATGTCCTTCACTGGAACTCCAAGATTAGCCGGCAGCCATTATATTCCTGTCGGCTTCCTTCAGGGAAGGACATTCTCAATTGCCAGGGCGGGAGGTTTTATGATTCAAGTGAATGGTTCTGATGCCAATCGTTTGCTCCTTTCCTTAGCGATTCCCCTCTTGCTGTTTGCCGGGATAGCCCCATCTCAGTCTGTTAGCGTCGCTTCGTCAACGCATCCGCTTAGACAAGACAATGGCTTCATCGTTGCCTTTGATTTATCGCCGGAAAAAGGCTTCAACTTCATTTGGCCCTACGAATCGATGAAACCTGCGCCTTACGAAACGGTCTTAATGAAGATTAAAAAGATGCCGCGAGTCTTTAATAAGCGTAGCGGACAAACCTGGCAACTCCTGGCTTCGCAGTGCCTGAAAGTCAACGGCATGCTCCAGAAACCGTTACGTATCAAAACGAATGAGCCGGGAGAACAGTTTGAGGTCAAACTCCGTCAAGGAAGGCTTCGCTTTTCACTGCGAATTCCGGAAGGGGCAATTCTTGATGAGCAATATCAGATTGCCCGCATCGAACTTTATGAAGTTAAACCGATGCGCAATTTTGAAAATCATTCGCGCTTTCGACCGCGAACCCTTTTATTCCGCCTTCTTCAGAGTTTTTCACCAACTTTTTCAGGACATTTCACCTGATTGAAAAATAGAGTACCTGACAGAAGCCGCCTTAATGTGTCGGGAGGCAGCTTTGTAAAACTACTGAGGAGTAAGAAGTATGAAGTTACCCATTTCACCAAAAATCAAATCTATGTCTTTCAGAAGCTTCATTGCGTTGACGGCTATCCTAGGCTTGCTGGCTATGGGGTATCCCCAATCAGGCAAAGATGCTGTTATCCGTAATCAGGCGCGTAGCCAAACCAAAACCGAGGGAGCGCGTAAAGACAAACGGTTGAGTAATCTGAAAGACCCCCAGGCAGTCGCCATGTTTATTCATCTATTGGAACGCTATGCGAACAACATTGCCGATAAAACGGAGATGGACAAACGCCTTGAACAAACACTCACAAAAAAGAAGTTCAATCGGGAACGTGTTCGGCAACTGATGGCAAATTTTCAGAGTATTCCTTTAGCAGAGCGTCGGGCGGCGTTCGGACAATATGGGGATATTCCGCTTGAGAGAAAATTTTCAAATCAAGAATATCAAACCGCTTTCAATCGTTTAACCAACACCGACATCAGCCGTTACCTGCAACGCTCGGAACCTGATGAGCGTGCGCCAAGAGTTCGGTCAAATTCAAAACATTCAAAAACCGAACCTCCCGATTCTGAACCCGCACCCGCTGATGTTGATAAGCGTAAACAGCAGCAAAAGAGAAAGCCGTTACAACGCCAACCTTTGAACCGGAGTATTCTCAATGGGTCTGAAACGCCATTGGTGACTTATGCCGGTTTTATGGCGCCAACTGATGCGCTGATGGTCAGGCAGGACGAACCGGCGAGATACAAACTTTGGTACGAAGGACTTCGCTGCCGTTCGGACACCGACGCCGATAACCTGAGCGATGCTGATGAAATCTACATTATTACGACCGTAGTAGATGCCAGCGGCAACGATTGGACGACGCGCCACCCCCGCCCACATGAACCAAACTGGTATACGGGAGTAGATTCCGATGAAACCCGAACCGGCCCGCGAAGAGGTTGTTGGGGAGGAGGAAACGGACAATTGGCACAGAACCTGACTTTGACCGTTCACCTCTTTGAAAAAGATGAGGGCGACCCCGCAGAAGTGGAAGAAGCCATCCGCTTGATGTGGGCAACCGCCGGAGCCATCTGTAGCGCCACAGCACATAACACCATCGTTCCCTGTATCGTCGGGCTTGGCATTGCGCTGGTCATCAATGTCGCGATCAATTTGTTTACCGGCGGTGAAGATGATCTGGTGGAAACGAAAGTTAAAAATATTTCTGCCGATGATCTGCGTCGTTGGGACAATGAAGACCCGCATCGTCGAGGAAATATTTTTTATCACTTCAGCACCAATCATCAAAACAATAATGATGGAGGATGGACGGATGGCGCAGCCGGCGCAGACTATCAGGTCTATTTCAGGGTGACATCAATCCTGCCCTTTGGGTGAGATTCATGCACTTGACTATCCGGCAAAAGGTTGAAGCGCACGGGGATGAAAATATTTTTCTTACAGGATTTTCATCCCCGTCCATTTACCAGGGTCATCAACCGAGTCACAACAGGAGGAGTAGATGAGACGCATTATTTTTATAGGATGTTTTTTGGCATTGTTATACGGTTTGGCTGGCACGGCGCGAGCGCAAATGCGGATTGAAACCATCGAACCGCATCAGGTCGAAAGCGGCAACGAAGTCACCATTCACGGAAGAAATTTTGGTAGCAGTCGCGGCAAGCGTCTGGTGATTGTGCGCGTCGTCAATCGCCAGCTTGATGATTATGAGATGGCGATTCTGGAGTGGCGCGAGCAGGTGATTCGCGCGCGGATTCCTCTCACGATTCCGCCCGATAGTTACGGTATTTACATCCGGGTTCCGGGGCGAGAATTTCTATCCAGCAATCGCGTCGCGGTTATCGTACGCCAACCCGCGCCGCCAGCGAGAGCTGCCGACTCCAATCAGATTCTCGATAATGATTGTCAAGCGGTCAGTACAAGAAGCGACGAGCGTTATGAAAGAAGCGCGGGGCGAGAGTGCCCACGCCCCATGAAGCATATCTGGATAAGTGATGCGCGGCTCGCGCACCCAAGTGGGCAAATTGTTCTGGGCGGCGCAGGACCCGGTCGCCATGACTTGGTCATCGCTTTGGTGACGGTTGAAAGCCTCAGAAACCGTCGCGGGATTTCCGAGCGTTTCTATCTGCAAAGGTTGTTGCAGAATTATGGTGGAGCGAATGGTTATTTAGGCGCGGGTATTCCAGAAAATCTTGCGCCCGGAAGATATGCCGTTGCCGTTTTATATCGCTACTCTTCACCTGAGAGAACGCGCCCGATATTTATGAAAGGCAGCAATGTTGTGTGGTTTGTCGTCCATAGACAGGAATGATGATGAAAGTTAAAAGCCGGTCTCTTAAAATAGAGACCGGCTTGAGTAAACCGCCGGTGTCATCAAAAACAATTTCTCCGGCAACGGACTGGCTCACTAGCGAAGATTTTTCAGTTGATTGATGCGACTACGCATGGCGCGAATGTAAATAGCGGTTTCGGATTCGCTAAAGCCACCGGCGCGAAAGGCGTCGCCGAGTTGTTTATCGGAAAGCCGACCGAGTAGATTGCCCATCCAACGCGCGGCTTCGACGCTGACATCTTCAAGGGCTTTACGGTTTTTGCCTTTGTAATTGAACAAAACTTTGCCGTCTTTGGTGCCGAGAATAAAGGTTTGTCCGGCGAAGTCATCGGGGTCGCCTTTGCTGCCGGCGGGGGCACTGCCGAATCCGGGAATTTTGCGAAATGCCGAGCCGGTTGAACCCAGTGTGCCGCCCAGATCGCCGACATAATAAATCTGCATATTGCGGTCGCCGCCGCTCTCTTTATCAGGACGAATGACTTTGTTGTTGATGTCTTTCAAATCCCAGTTGTTCAACAGCGCCATTAAGGCTTTGAGACCTTGCAACTCTTTGGTGCCGGCGAACTGACCACCCTCTGTCCAACTCCAAATCGGATTATTTTTTACTTCTTTATAACCGTCATCACGGCGTTCAAATCGGGTATTGGCAACGTCAAACCCGCCGCGCCCGTCAATCTTGGCGAGTTTGACGAAATAATCCTGGTCAACGTGATAACCGACCGCCCACACCAACCTTGTGGCAGTGGTTTCGGGGCGGGTTTCGGCACCGAGTTTCACCGTCCAACTGCGTCCTTTGGGGTCTTCGACCTCCATTTTTTCGGAAGTGCCGGAGGTCACGCGACGAATGAATTTGAAAGTATCGTTGGGGTCTGGCGCACCGGCAGCGCCGCCGGGTCCGTAAAACAGGTCACGACTTTCCAAATCGGTTGGCTCTTGCCACATTACGGCTTTGGCCTTTTCATCACCGCCATTTTCTTTTTCCTTCTTTCCTTGTTTTTTTTCTTTCGTGTCATCAATCGAAGGGAAGGCAACGGTTGTACAACTGCAAAGTAAACTGAAAGTCAACAACCAGACAAAAAATTTGTTTTTCCGTGGCATAGGGTTCTCTCCTTTCAATAAGCCTGAGAATTATATTGATTACGTCCG encodes the following:
- a CDS encoding VWA domain-containing protein; translation: MTFAKRILFALNLLLFFPVFIFSAQAQSQSEPDAPIKLGSTLVSVPVIVSDRNGRYIGGLKVEDFTLYKDGARQSIAFFATEEEPLNIALLLDTSRSTTDVLDEIKDRAKDFLKQLKPQDRALIVTFDYDVHVLTALTSNRKELEQGIKRAGIGEYVGTTLRDAVFEVFDKHFKNVSGRKAIILLTDGKDHGSNVTTDELMDAAAESDAMVYSIFYATNQPNFRMRDRRPFPPITRRGGGNRRFPLMNQQFLSPQFPDRNQRPQRRQQQNQNAQEFLQELSNVSAGRFYEGEVSDLKMNFALIADELRHQYRLGFYPDGERQEGSTHKIKVEVAKPQVVVRARRSYTD
- a CDS encoding winged helix-turn-helix domain-containing protein, with translation METTQPQPHQWRFGEFLLDTQRRGLYRHQERIRLTAKPLEALIFLVENHSRIISKQELLDAVWKDTFVTEDVLTHAIRDIRRALGDDKDNPVFIQTVPRQGYRFVCAVTAAEAIADAQSTDLMAKTNSLASSAPRLPTPVRRRMLTRWVWLGLIGLLSVSLFISTIDVFTHKNLSPRQAPTPAIKQLTSGEFSSGKPMFSPDGKFILYVSSSEETRGFGDLFIRQFPEGNALRITNKINPSGDMAVFTGDGSHIVFSIPRKDAADVRHHDLWIVPAFGGPPKRYLEDASGAGFSPDGKWIAYTKHSPSGDGLWISPTDKLEEASEVMRDAYTPRWSPDGAWLAFTTSNPNEGTGNLWINKVTPSTDGKAIITNQRQLTPDKEQLYGLSWSADSRFIFFASKRNGSSQLYSVALADGSTAALTPGVGDYAAPSASPDGRALIFQHFRLVNNLMTTTLGNNCEAKNITFEQFHLSPRLSPSGEKLASIVEQLDESKRLYLTDLKTKASSELSSREAHYPCWIDETNLAFLSINETSQITEVLKVNLLTREETLLTSFTNKASWLAVHPDGKKLAVIVKASDGKEKILMRDLSTQVDTTIHAGAEYEFLRWLPDGQRLSWSQPGVSRDSPNISGGIWIIEIGASAPQLIVKDGFCPVWSGDGNTLYFSGKQGHSGLWKYHRQDQSEQSLCSWQHWGLSFDLVGERLVYVQHKNNSQVYSISLQPK